The proteins below come from a single Chthoniobacterales bacterium genomic window:
- a CDS encoding type II toxin-antitoxin system VapB family antitoxin: MKTTIDIPESDLSDAMRLTGAKTKRDAIVTAVQDFNRRKKMAELVKYFGTFESLMTNDEIEALNDLDDHNNVP; this comes from the coding sequence ATGAAAACCACGATTGATATTCCAGAAAGCGATCTTTCGGATGCCATGCGCCTGACCGGAGCCAAAACGAAGCGCGATGCCATCGTCACCGCCGTGCAGGATTTTAACCGTCGGAAGAAGATGGCGGAGTTGGTGAAATATTTTGGGACTTTTGAGTCGCTCATGACCAATGACGAAATCGAAGCGTTGAATGATTTGGACGATCACAACAACGTCCCGTGA
- a CDS encoding PIN domain-containing protein yields MKLIDTTFWVQAMRRKGDANIRQRMTFLVESGQAAWCAPVRLELWAGIGPGAERSMLRQFEQVIPELPITDEVWQLACDLADLGRATGRTFPSNDLLIAACALFHKVELEHADQHFDEILKLKKS; encoded by the coding sequence GTGAAGTTGATCGACACGACTTTTTGGGTGCAGGCCATGCGCCGAAAAGGTGACGCGAACATCCGGCAAAGAATGACATTTTTGGTCGAATCCGGTCAGGCCGCCTGGTGCGCGCCGGTGCGATTGGAATTATGGGCGGGAATCGGCCCCGGCGCTGAAAGATCGATGCTGCGGCAGTTTGAGCAGGTCATCCCGGAACTGCCGATCACCGATGAAGTCTGGCAACTCGCCTGCGACTTGGCCGATCTTGGTCGCGCCACTGGCCGAACATTCCCCAGCAACGACTTGCTCATCGCCGCGTGCGCCCTGTTTCACAAAGTGGAACTGGAGCACGCCGACCAGCATTTTGACGAAATCCTGAAACTCAAAAAATCATGA
- the mtnP gene encoding S-methyl-5'-thioadenosine phosphorylase produces MSTPAIGIIGGSGLYQIEGITESEEITVETPFGAPSDTIVTGMLAGRRVYFLPRHGKGHRILPQEINHRANIYALKSLGVAWIICVTAVGSLKEEFPPRHIVLPDQYFDRTTHREGHTFFGKGIVAHVGFADPTSSELRKLLSAALNEMELDHTNGGTYVNMDGPAFSTRAESNVHRQLGFDVVGMTNLPEAKLAREAEIALATIAMITDYDCWKVDEEPVSLTMVIGHLLANAETAKSVLARVIPQIPLQPNWPEHTALDTAIVTPRPLWPEETSRKLEAILYRFLQQK; encoded by the coding sequence ATGAGCACACCAGCCATCGGCATCATCGGCGGGAGCGGTCTTTACCAGATCGAAGGCATCACCGAATCGGAAGAAATCACCGTCGAAACGCCCTTTGGAGCGCCGAGTGATACGATTGTCACTGGAATGCTCGCCGGTCGCCGGGTGTATTTTCTCCCGCGCCACGGCAAGGGCCACCGCATTCTCCCGCAGGAAATCAATCACCGCGCCAACATCTACGCGCTGAAATCACTCGGAGTCGCCTGGATCATCTGCGTGACGGCCGTCGGCAGTTTGAAGGAGGAATTTCCGCCGCGTCATATCGTTTTGCCGGACCAATATTTCGACCGCACGACGCATCGCGAGGGCCACACGTTTTTTGGCAAAGGCATCGTCGCGCATGTGGGTTTCGCCGATCCGACTTCCAGTGAATTGCGAAAATTGCTCTCCGCCGCGCTGAATGAAATGGAACTCGACCACACCAACGGCGGCACTTACGTGAACATGGACGGCCCGGCATTTTCCACCCGCGCCGAGTCCAACGTTCACCGGCAGCTCGGTTTCGACGTCGTCGGCATGACAAATCTGCCCGAGGCCAAGCTCGCTCGCGAGGCCGAGATCGCCCTCGCCACCATCGCCATGATCACCGATTACGATTGCTGGAAAGTGGACGAGGAACCAGTAAGCCTCACGATGGTCATCGGCCATCTCCTCGCCAATGCCGAGACCGCCAAATCCGTCCTCGCCCGCGTCATTCCGCAGATACCTCTGCAACCCAACTGGCCGGAGCACACGGCATTGGACACGGCCATCGTCACGCCGCGCCCATTGTGGCCGGAAGAAACTAGTCGCAAACTCGAAGCCATCCTCTATCGTTTTCTCCAGCAAAAATGA